Proteins encoded together in one Flavobacteriales bacterium window:
- a CDS encoding DUF1573 domain-containing protein, whose translation MMKLLTLAFAAMLGATAIAQNGPMIQVDKEVHDYGTIAQGANGECSFVVTNTGDAPLIITNCKGSCGCTVPKCDNTPIPPGQKSTVSVRYDTKRTGPINKSVTITSNAVNEPDKIVRVKGMVSGGAEDGATPH comes from the coding sequence ATGATGAAGCTCCTGACACTCGCCTTCGCAGCCATGCTGGGCGCCACGGCGATCGCCCAGAACGGGCCCATGATCCAAGTGGACAAGGAAGTGCATGACTACGGCACCATCGCGCAAGGCGCCAACGGCGAATGCTCGTTCGTGGTGACCAATACGGGCGATGCCCCACTGATCATCACCAACTGCAAGGGCTCCTGCGGCTGCACGGTCCCCAAGTGCGACAACACGCCGATCCCTCCGGGGCAGAAGAGCACGGTATCCGTGCGCTACGACACCAAGCGCACCGGGCCGATCAACAAGAGCGTCACCATCACCAGCAACGCCGTGAACGAACCCGATAAGATCGTGCGCGTGAAAGGCATGGTCTCGGGCGGCGCGGAGGACGGTGCAACGCCGCACTGA
- a CDS encoding DUF1573 domain-containing protein codes for MKQLLLSLGFGLAVLTAAAQPNAKPVGGSGPMISLDKESHDYGTIPQGANGTCEFTVTNTGDAPLIITQCQGSCGCTVPKCETAPIKPGEKSAITVKYDTNRQGPINKSVTITSNATNAPSKIVTIRGTVEATAASPTSPVKEASPMAPVEKH; via the coding sequence ATGAAGCAGCTCCTACTCTCTCTCGGATTCGGCCTCGCAGTGCTCACTGCAGCAGCGCAACCCAATGCCAAGCCTGTTGGCGGCAGCGGTCCCATGATCAGCTTGGACAAGGAAAGCCACGACTACGGCACCATCCCGCAAGGCGCCAATGGAACCTGCGAATTCACCGTGACCAACACCGGCGATGCGCCCTTGATCATCACCCAATGCCAGGGCAGTTGCGGCTGCACGGTTCCCAAGTGCGAGACGGCACCGATCAAGCCCGGTGAGAAGAGCGCCATCACGGTGAAGTACGACACCAACCGTCAGGGACCCATCAACAAGAGCGTCACTATCACCAGCAACGCCACCAATGCCCCGAGCAAGATCGTGACGATCCGTGGCACGGTGGAGGCCACCGCAGCGTCGCCCACCTCTCCGGTGAAGGAGGCCAGCCCGATGGCGCCTGTCGAGAAGCATTGA
- a CDS encoding cytidine deaminase produces MAEQHQHIFMYRRMPLAELPTADQELVAHAIKASQRAYAPYSRFLVGAALRLSDGSVTEGNNQENASFPAGICAERTALHHALAMDPSAVVVTIAVAVPQVAGDAPVSPCGVCRQALLEQEARQGSPMRVLLAASSGAVIEVARAADLLPLHFDASFLPK; encoded by the coding sequence ATGGCCGAGCAGCACCAGCACATCTTCATGTACCGACGGATGCCGCTCGCGGAGCTGCCAACCGCCGATCAGGAGCTGGTGGCGCATGCGATCAAGGCGTCGCAGCGCGCCTATGCCCCGTATTCGCGCTTCCTCGTTGGGGCCGCGCTGCGTTTGAGCGATGGCTCGGTGACAGAAGGGAACAATCAGGAGAATGCCTCCTTTCCGGCAGGAATCTGCGCTGAGCGCACCGCCTTGCACCATGCCTTGGCCATGGATCCCTCGGCCGTGGTGGTCACCATCGCCGTGGCTGTGCCGCAAGTGGCGGGTGATGCGCCCGTTTCGCCGTGCGGCGTCTGCCGGCAAGCGCTGCTGGAGCAGGAAGCCCGGCAGGGCTCGCCCATGCGCGTGCTGCTGGCAGCGTCCTCTGGAGCGGTGATCGAAGTGGCGCGGGCCGCTGATCTGCTGCCCTTGCATTTCGACGCTTCCTTCCTGCCGAAGTGA
- a CDS encoding DUF1501 domain-containing protein, which yields MNRRQFLRTSSAATVGGFTVQGFSSPLMQALWKNRAADDRVLVIIQLFGGNDGLNTVIPLDQYSVLSVKRPYVLIPQPQVLPLAGLGGTGLHPAMTGMQDLWQDGKLAIVQGVGYPEPNFSHFRATDIYETGANADQLLNSGWTGRYLNQEYPNYPAGYPNDDMPDPLAIRVGGAVGLGLQFQGLSMGVSINSTDDPLNLTNYIYQDPPSAACNGGKLDFVRQVQRQTDLYGDVIEAAASANCVQSTLYPTGNAPGARLAQALKVVAKLICGGLKTKIYWVSLGGFDTHAQQVEQDDHSIGNHANLLQGLSDSIHAFQDDLGLLGLEDRVLGMTFSEFGRRIVDNASLGTDHGSTQPMFLFGTKVLPGMLGTNPEIHSNATYQTNLAMQYDFRSVYASVLKDWFCLEPNDIDAVLLNTYQPLALIDPDGCLGTSVHEANQRAGDQLLNAYPNPFTERTTLDYVSNGGRVMIQVFNEQGQVVQTVMNQLMPQGSYRIDVDLGDMPAGVYYARLQNEGNQQVRNLLKVR from the coding sequence ATGAACCGCAGGCAATTCCTCCGCACCTCTTCCGCAGCCACCGTGGGCGGATTCACCGTGCAGGGCTTCAGCAGCCCTTTGATGCAGGCCCTCTGGAAGAACCGCGCGGCCGATGACCGCGTGCTGGTGATCATCCAGCTCTTCGGCGGCAACGACGGCCTGAACACCGTGATCCCGCTCGACCAGTACAGCGTGCTCTCGGTGAAGCGCCCCTATGTGCTGATCCCGCAACCGCAGGTGCTGCCGCTGGCCGGCCTCGGCGGCACGGGCCTGCACCCGGCCATGACCGGCATGCAGGATCTCTGGCAGGATGGCAAGCTCGCCATTGTGCAGGGCGTGGGTTACCCGGAGCCCAACTTCTCGCACTTCCGGGCCACGGATATCTATGAGACCGGCGCCAATGCCGATCAACTGCTGAATTCGGGCTGGACGGGACGCTACCTCAATCAGGAGTACCCGAACTATCCGGCAGGCTACCCCAACGACGACATGCCTGATCCGCTCGCGATCCGGGTGGGCGGAGCAGTGGGCCTTGGCCTGCAGTTCCAAGGGCTGAGCATGGGCGTTTCCATCAACAGCACCGATGATCCGCTCAACCTCACCAACTACATCTACCAGGACCCGCCAAGCGCAGCGTGCAATGGCGGCAAGCTCGACTTCGTTCGCCAGGTGCAGCGCCAAACGGACCTCTATGGCGATGTGATCGAAGCCGCGGCTTCGGCGAACTGCGTGCAGAGCACCTTGTACCCGACCGGGAATGCGCCCGGCGCGCGGCTCGCACAAGCGCTTAAAGTGGTAGCCAAGCTGATCTGCGGGGGATTGAAGACCAAGATCTACTGGGTGAGCCTCGGCGGGTTCGACACCCATGCCCAGCAAGTGGAGCAGGATGACCATAGCATCGGCAATCACGCGAACCTGCTCCAAGGCCTGAGCGATTCGATCCACGCCTTCCAGGACGACCTCGGCCTGTTGGGCCTCGAGGACCGCGTGCTGGGAATGACCTTCAGTGAGTTCGGCCGCCGCATCGTGGACAACGCCTCGCTCGGCACGGACCACGGCAGCACGCAGCCCATGTTCCTCTTCGGCACCAAGGTGCTCCCGGGCATGCTGGGCACCAATCCGGAGATCCACAGCAACGCGACTTACCAGACCAACCTAGCCATGCAGTACGACTTCCGCAGCGTGTATGCGAGCGTGCTCAAGGACTGGTTCTGCCTGGAGCCGAATGATATCGACGCGGTGCTGCTCAACACCTACCAACCCTTGGCGTTGATCGATCCCGATGGGTGCTTGGGCACCAGCGTGCATGAAGCCAACCAGCGCGCCGGTGATCAACTGCTGAACGCCTATCCGAATCCCTTCACCGAGCGCACCACGCTCGATTACGTGAGCAACGGCGGCCGGGTCATGATCCAGGTCTTCAATGAGCAAGGCCAGGTGGTGCAGACCGTGATGAACCAGCTCATGCCCCAAGGCAGCTACCGCATCGACGTGGACCTGGGCGACATGCCGGCCGGTGTGTATTACGCGCGATTGCAGAACGAAGGGAACCAGCAAGTGCGAAACCTGCTGAAGGTGCGCTGA
- a CDS encoding DUF2851 family protein, with amino-acid sequence MYPASPASSILLDPAFPYGEDLLQFIWEQGLYERRGLRTTDGRTVEVVKAGRIQRDSGPDLADAKVRIDGQLWAGTVEVHLRSSEWRAHGHHHDPAYENVVLHVVHEHDAEACTLSGRTLPTVELLPRVSTESIGLYQALMRGKGFVPCAAQLHRADPLRTSSWLERVLVERLERRTAHVESLFRELNGDASETLYHLLARGFGLKVNAEPFGMLARALPLRVLHKYRDDALRTEALLFGQAGLLQVDLLNEHPRVLQREHALLARMHDLHPAPLAAWKFARMRPINLPTIRMAQFARLIMRCDGDLSPLIASDDPAVIRELLDVEADGYWTDHWVFDKPSAPKPKRLGRVGADHLIINAVVPALFALGRVLGRTDHADRAMRLLERLPAESNAVLKGWEAAGLSAQDAGRGQALIELKNEYCDKRRCLHCGIGQQLLRSTLR; translated from the coding sequence GTGTATCCAGCGTCGCCCGCCTCCTCCATCCTCCTCGACCCAGCCTTCCCCTACGGCGAGGACCTGCTGCAATTCATCTGGGAGCAAGGGCTGTATGAGCGCCGAGGATTACGCACCACGGATGGACGCACCGTGGAAGTGGTGAAGGCGGGCCGCATCCAGCGCGATAGCGGGCCCGATCTGGCCGACGCGAAAGTGCGGATTGATGGACAGCTCTGGGCGGGCACGGTGGAGGTGCACCTGCGATCGAGCGAGTGGAGGGCGCACGGCCACCACCACGACCCGGCCTATGAGAACGTGGTGCTGCATGTGGTGCATGAGCACGATGCCGAGGCTTGCACTTTGAGCGGCCGCACCTTGCCCACGGTTGAGCTGCTGCCGCGCGTCTCCACGGAGAGCATCGGTCTGTACCAAGCCCTCATGCGCGGCAAGGGCTTCGTGCCGTGCGCTGCGCAATTGCACCGCGCTGATCCCTTGCGCACCAGCTCCTGGCTCGAGCGCGTGCTGGTGGAGCGGTTGGAGCGCAGGACGGCGCATGTGGAATCGCTCTTCCGTGAGTTGAACGGCGATGCGTCGGAGACCCTCTACCACTTGCTCGCGCGCGGCTTCGGCCTGAAGGTGAATGCCGAGCCCTTCGGCATGCTGGCCCGCGCGCTGCCGCTGCGCGTGCTGCACAAGTACCGCGATGATGCGCTGCGCACCGAGGCCCTGCTCTTCGGTCAGGCGGGCCTGCTGCAAGTCGATCTCTTGAACGAGCACCCGCGCGTGCTGCAACGCGAGCATGCGCTGCTCGCCCGCATGCACGACCTCCATCCGGCCCCGCTCGCCGCCTGGAAGTTCGCGCGCATGCGGCCGATCAACCTGCCCACCATCCGCATGGCGCAGTTCGCGCGCTTGATCATGCGCTGCGATGGCGACCTGAGTCCGTTGATCGCATCAGACGATCCCGCCGTGATCCGCGAACTGCTCGATGTGGAAGCCGATGGCTATTGGACCGATCACTGGGTCTTCGACAAGCCGAGCGCGCCGAAGCCGAAGCGCCTGGGCCGTGTCGGCGCCGATCACCTGATCATCAACGCCGTCGTCCCGGCGCTCTTCGCCCTGGGCCGCGTGCTGGGCCGCACCGACCATGCGGACCGTGCCATGCGCTTGCTCGAGCGGCTCCCGGCCGAATCGAATGCGGTGCTGAAGGGATGGGAGGCTGCAGGGCTCAGCGCACAGGACGCCGGCCGAGGACAAGCGCTCATCGAGCTCAAGAACGAGTACTGCGACAAGCGCCGCTGCTTGCATTGCGGCATCGGGCAGCAGTTGCTGCGGTCAACCTTGAGATGA
- a CDS encoding polyphosphate polymerase domain-containing protein, which produces MREPVDNSFILQRFEPITLAEMDGVKLQDRVDTKYVIGADSLPKLLEQMLPHYRLLEVDGKRGTAYRSLYFDTPDLKHYRDHHNKRTFRSKVRFREYIGSGLAFLEVKRKTGRGRTDKARIRVDSIPEQLTGEQLRFAQEAAHDASPLVPTLWNHFTRYTFVAKDRPERLTMDVDLRFSMPDGSGELDGIVVAELKQERADRSSPFVKLVRAMGERPSGMSKYCIGMLTLRRPVKHNAFKEVLLRLNRLRNAA; this is translated from the coding sequence TTGCGGGAACCCGTGGATAACAGCTTCATCCTTCAGCGCTTCGAGCCGATCACCCTCGCGGAGATGGATGGCGTGAAGCTGCAGGACCGCGTGGACACCAAGTACGTGATCGGCGCCGACTCCCTGCCCAAGCTGCTGGAACAGATGCTCCCGCACTACCGCCTGCTCGAGGTGGATGGCAAGCGCGGCACGGCGTACCGCAGCCTCTACTTCGACACGCCCGACCTGAAGCATTACCGCGACCACCACAACAAGCGCACGTTCCGCAGCAAGGTGCGCTTCCGCGAATACATCGGCAGCGGCCTCGCCTTCCTGGAGGTGAAGCGCAAGACGGGTCGCGGCCGCACGGACAAGGCACGCATCCGCGTGGATAGCATCCCGGAGCAGCTTACTGGCGAACAGCTCCGCTTCGCGCAGGAGGCCGCGCACGATGCGAGCCCCTTGGTGCCCACCCTCTGGAACCACTTCACGCGCTACACCTTCGTGGCGAAGGACAGGCCCGAGCGCCTCACCATGGATGTGGACCTCCGCTTCTCCATGCCCGATGGCAGCGGGGAGCTCGATGGCATCGTGGTGGCCGAGCTCAAGCAGGAACGCGCCGACCGCAGCTCACCCTTCGTGAAGCTGGTGCGCGCCATGGGCGAGCGGCCCAGCGGCATGAGCAAGTATTGCATCGGCATGCTCACCTTGCGCCGCCCTGTGAAGCACAACGCCTTCAAGGAAGTGCTCCTCCGCCTCAACCGCCTGCGCAACGCCGCGTGA
- the xth gene encoding exodeoxyribonuclease III, which translates to MKLISFNVNGIRASVGKGLHDTLRTLDADIICFQETKATPEQVAAALKDANGYHVNAYGAEKLGYSGTAIASKEKPVKVDFGIGMKGHDDEGRVVTCTFKDHVVVCVYTPNSGEGMKRLGYRAEWDAAFKAYVTKLAKGKLPVIITGDLNVAHRPIDLARPKDNYNKTSGYTQQEIDGMDALQAAGFVDTFRHFHPDAVKYSWWSQRFGARAKNVGWRIDYVLVSKGFEKQVKEAFILNEVMGSDHCPVGIVW; encoded by the coding sequence ATGAAGCTCATCTCCTTCAATGTGAATGGCATCCGTGCCAGCGTAGGCAAGGGCCTGCACGACACCCTGCGCACCCTCGATGCCGACATCATCTGTTTCCAGGAGACCAAGGCTACGCCGGAACAAGTAGCCGCTGCACTGAAGGACGCCAACGGCTATCACGTGAACGCCTATGGCGCGGAGAAGCTCGGCTACAGCGGCACGGCCATCGCCAGCAAGGAGAAGCCCGTCAAGGTCGATTTCGGCATCGGCATGAAAGGGCACGATGACGAGGGCCGCGTGGTCACCTGCACCTTCAAGGACCATGTGGTGGTCTGCGTCTATACGCCCAACAGCGGCGAGGGCATGAAACGGCTCGGCTATCGCGCGGAATGGGATGCGGCGTTCAAGGCCTATGTCACCAAGCTGGCCAAGGGCAAATTGCCGGTCATCATCACCGGCGACCTGAACGTGGCGCACCGGCCCATCGACCTCGCGCGGCCCAAGGACAACTACAACAAGACCAGCGGCTACACCCAGCAGGAGATCGACGGCATGGACGCGCTGCAAGCGGCAGGCTTCGTGGACACCTTCCGGCATTTCCATCCGGACGCGGTGAAGTACAGCTGGTGGAGCCAGCGTTTCGGCGCGCGCGCCAAGAACGTGGGCTGGCGCATCGATTACGTGCTGGTGAGCAAGGGCTTCGAGAAGCAGGTGAAGGAGGCCTTCATCCTCAACGAGGTGATGGGCAGCGATCATTGCCCGGTAGGGATCGTGTGGTGA
- a CDS encoding DUF4956 domain-containing protein, translating into MKFLGWEIFHDDFWELLFKFGLDLLVVYVLIRLIYYPIHRKKDFLFTYFLFNVLIFFLCGLLNSVKLSTGFAFGLFAIFSILRYRTEQISIKDMTYLLAVIAVAVMNALFGKKVSLVELLFTNALILITTYVLEHLWLTRHEAMRQITYERIDLIKPENRDKLMDDLRERLGVRPSRIEVGRIDLLRDTAQLRVFYYDDEQELGSFNELPRDDGDD; encoded by the coding sequence ATGAAATTCCTCGGCTGGGAGATCTTCCACGACGACTTCTGGGAACTCCTCTTCAAGTTCGGCCTCGACCTGCTGGTGGTGTATGTCCTCATCCGGTTGATCTACTACCCGATCCACCGCAAGAAGGACTTCCTCTTCACCTACTTCCTCTTCAACGTCCTCATCTTCTTCCTCTGCGGCCTGCTCAACAGCGTGAAGCTGAGCACGGGCTTCGCCTTCGGCCTCTTCGCGATCTTCAGCATCCTGCGCTACCGCACCGAGCAGATCAGCATCAAGGACATGACCTACCTGCTCGCGGTGATCGCCGTGGCGGTGATGAACGCGCTCTTCGGCAAGAAGGTGAGCCTGGTGGAATTGCTGTTCACCAACGCGCTGATCCTGATCACCACCTACGTGCTGGAGCACCTCTGGCTCACGCGCCACGAAGCCATGCGCCAGATCACCTACGAGCGCATCGACCTGATCAAGCCGGAGAACCGCGACAAGCTCATGGACGACCTGCGCGAGCGCCTGGGCGTGCGCCCGTCACGCATCGAGGTGGGCCGCATCGACCTGTTGCGCGACACGGCCCAATTGCGCGTGTTCTACTACGACGATGAGCAGGAGCTCGGCAGCTTCAACGAGCTGCCGCGCGATGATGGCGACGATTAG
- a CDS encoding DUF1800 domain-containing protein: MPLTPYTGPFGRPQLQHLLRRTLFGCSNADLAHFQGQSLSQVVNALLTVTNDTTPPTKAYWGLNGGNPDPNALDPQVPFGQTWVDTVRYGANDTELTELTSARLQSFLWWRTGLMVHQDRNIRERMTLFWHNHLPTEFGAIFNPRLTYVYDQLLRTQCLGNFRTLIHDITIDGAMLVYLNGYLNTAAAPDENYARELMELFTLGEGSGYTEEDVQAAARVLTGWTVRETDALGDIVLPYVAYRPSQHVTADKQFSAFFNNTVIQGVAGDPGGEAELNALLNMIMAKEEVSRFICRELYRFFVHGEIDASAETSVIEPLAEIFRDNAAAPDQMRIVMEALLTSDHFFSANVQACMIMSPADWVVGAVRKLEVPMPAPTQLEAQHMVWRDVYYLMAYCGQQLHQPPNVAGWSAYYQYPAYDDLWLDTATYPARTNTIQGIMYAGFSTPAGTYQPQSANLEFKVDFVSLVGQFTDPYNPNTLVSDAAELLFAIPVSLLVRTQLKISYLLLGQITDSYWTDAYELYVQDPNTTDMTAQLVPTLLQLLFIDMAKAAETQMH; encoded by the coding sequence ATGCCACTGACTCCGTACACCGGGCCTTTCGGTCGCCCGCAACTGCAGCACCTGCTGCGCCGCACGCTCTTCGGTTGCTCCAACGCCGACCTCGCCCATTTCCAAGGGCAGAGCCTCAGTCAGGTGGTGAATGCGCTGCTCACCGTCACCAACGACACCACGCCGCCCACCAAAGCGTATTGGGGGCTCAACGGCGGCAACCCGGACCCGAATGCGCTCGATCCGCAGGTGCCCTTCGGACAGACTTGGGTGGATACCGTGCGGTACGGCGCCAATGACACGGAACTCACGGAGCTCACCAGTGCGCGCCTGCAGAGCTTCCTCTGGTGGCGGACGGGGCTCATGGTGCACCAGGACCGAAACATCCGCGAGCGCATGACGCTCTTCTGGCACAACCACCTGCCAACGGAATTCGGCGCGATCTTCAATCCACGGCTCACCTATGTGTACGACCAGTTGCTGCGCACCCAATGCCTGGGGAACTTCCGCACGCTGATCCACGACATCACGATCGATGGCGCGATGCTGGTGTACCTGAACGGCTACCTGAACACCGCCGCAGCGCCCGATGAGAACTACGCGCGGGAGCTGATGGAGCTCTTCACGCTGGGCGAAGGCAGCGGCTATACGGAAGAGGATGTGCAGGCTGCCGCGCGTGTGCTGACGGGCTGGACCGTTCGCGAGACCGATGCCTTAGGCGACATCGTTCTGCCCTATGTGGCCTATCGACCGAGCCAGCACGTCACCGCTGACAAGCAGTTCAGCGCCTTCTTCAACAACACGGTGATCCAAGGCGTTGCCGGAGATCCCGGCGGCGAGGCCGAGCTGAACGCCTTGCTCAACATGATCATGGCGAAGGAGGAAGTCTCGAGATTCATCTGCCGGGAGCTCTACCGCTTCTTCGTGCATGGCGAGATCGATGCTTCCGCAGAGACCAGCGTCATTGAACCGCTGGCCGAGATCTTCCGCGACAACGCGGCGGCTCCCGATCAGATGCGCATCGTGATGGAAGCCCTGCTCACGAGCGACCATTTCTTCAGCGCGAACGTGCAGGCCTGCATGATCATGAGCCCCGCCGACTGGGTGGTCGGCGCGGTGCGCAAGCTGGAAGTGCCCATGCCTGCGCCCACGCAGCTCGAAGCGCAGCACATGGTCTGGCGCGATGTGTACTATCTGATGGCCTATTGCGGCCAGCAACTGCACCAACCGCCCAACGTGGCAGGCTGGTCAGCCTACTACCAGTACCCAGCCTACGACGACCTCTGGCTCGATACCGCCACGTACCCGGCGCGCACCAACACGATCCAAGGGATCATGTACGCCGGCTTCTCCACACCGGCTGGCACCTACCAGCCGCAGAGCGCGAACCTGGAGTTCAAGGTCGATTTCGTTTCGCTGGTGGGGCAATTCACGGATCCTTACAACCCGAATACCCTGGTGTCGGATGCCGCTGAGCTGCTCTTTGCCATACCGGTGAGCCTCTTGGTGCGCACCCAATTGAAGATCAGTTACCTGCTGCTCGGCCAGATCACGGACAGCTACTGGACCGATGCCTATGAGCTCTATGTGCAGGACCCGAATACCACCGACATGACCGCCCAGCTGGTGCCCACCCTGCTGCAGCTGCTCTTCATCGACATGGCCAAGGCCGCAGAGACCCAGATGCACTGA
- a CDS encoding pyridoxal phosphate-dependent aminotransferase: MPAISSKGRLMPPSPIRKLVPYAEAAKKRGVQVIHLNIGQPDIATPDVALDAMRKLDRKVIEYSHSAGFESYRKGLAAYYAEHGIAITHEQIIVTNGGSEALLFGMMSCFEPGDEVIIPEPYYANYNSFAVSAGVKVVPVRCTIADGFALPPIQAFEALITPRTKGILICNPGNPTGYLYSRAELETLRSIVLKHDLFLFADEVYREFCYDGAVHVSALALDGLDQHAVLIDSVSKRYSMCGARVGAFITRNNELLQTAMKFAQARLSPPTFGQLASEAALRTPKPYFDDVVAEYVQRRDILVDGLNTITGVTCPKPKGAFYCVAELPIDDSDSFCQWLLESFSHEGHTVMMAPATGFYAEPATGRTQVRLAYVLEQPQLKLAVECLREALAVYPGRIAPANAAVAESR; this comes from the coding sequence ATGCCCGCCATTTCGTCCAAAGGCCGATTGATGCCGCCCTCCCCCATCCGCAAGCTCGTGCCCTACGCCGAGGCGGCCAAGAAGCGCGGCGTCCAGGTCATCCACCTCAACATCGGGCAGCCCGATATCGCAACGCCGGATGTGGCCCTGGATGCCATGCGCAAGCTGGACCGCAAGGTGATCGAGTACAGCCACAGCGCCGGATTCGAGAGCTATCGGAAAGGATTGGCGGCCTACTACGCCGAGCACGGCATCGCGATCACGCACGAGCAGATCATCGTGACCAATGGCGGCAGTGAAGCGCTGCTCTTCGGCATGATGAGCTGTTTCGAGCCGGGCGACGAGGTGATCATCCCCGAGCCCTACTACGCCAACTACAACAGCTTCGCGGTGAGCGCAGGCGTGAAGGTCGTTCCTGTGCGATGCACCATTGCCGATGGCTTCGCGCTGCCGCCGATCCAGGCTTTCGAGGCGCTGATCACCCCGCGCACCAAGGGCATCCTGATCTGCAACCCGGGCAATCCCACCGGCTACCTCTACAGCCGGGCCGAGCTCGAGACCCTGCGGAGCATCGTGCTCAAGCACGACCTCTTCCTCTTCGCCGACGAGGTGTACCGCGAGTTCTGCTACGATGGCGCCGTCCACGTGAGCGCGCTCGCCCTCGATGGCCTCGATCAGCACGCGGTGCTCATCGACAGCGTGAGCAAGCGCTACAGCATGTGCGGCGCGCGCGTGGGCGCCTTCATCACGCGCAACAACGAGCTGCTGCAGACCGCGATGAAATTCGCGCAGGCCCGCTTGAGCCCGCCCACCTTCGGGCAATTGGCCAGTGAAGCAGCGCTGCGCACACCGAAACCGTATTTCGATGACGTGGTGGCCGAGTACGTGCAGCGGCGCGACATCCTGGTCGATGGCCTGAACACGATCACTGGCGTGACCTGCCCCAAGCCGAAGGGAGCATTCTATTGCGTAGCCGAACTCCCCATCGACGACAGTGATTCCTTCTGCCAATGGCTGCTCGAATCCTTCAGCCATGAAGGCCACACCGTGATGATGGCCCCGGCCACCGGCTTCTACGCCGAGCCGGCCACTGGGCGCACGCAGGTACGTTTGGCTTACGTGCTGGAACAGCCGCAGCTGAAACTGGCCGTGGAATGCCTGCGCGAAGCATTGGCCGTATATCCCGGCCGTATCGCACCAGCCAACGCGGCCGTGGCTGAATCGAGGTAG
- the pyrF gene encoding orotidine-5'-phosphate decarboxylase, whose protein sequence is MTRQRLISTIKRKRSLLCVGLDTEEHLVPEHFRAESHPVRAFNEAIVEVTHDLAVAYKLNLAFYEALGDQGWLDLEATIGYIRSKGDCFIIADAKRGDIGNTARKYAEAFFDVLDVDAVTLSPYMGRDSIEPFLHRPGKWAIVLGITSNAGADDFQFIADAHGQRLFEAVIAKCAQWGSPDELMFVTGATRPEVLQQARALAPDHFFLVPGVGAQGGDLDAVLDAGMTRDGGLLINSSRGVLYAGAGEEAIPMARKAAMQMQQAMAKRLRA, encoded by the coding sequence GTGACGCGCCAGCGACTCATCAGCACCATCAAGCGGAAGCGCAGCCTGCTCTGCGTGGGCCTCGATACCGAGGAGCACCTGGTGCCCGAGCACTTCCGCGCGGAGAGCCATCCTGTTCGCGCCTTCAACGAAGCGATCGTCGAAGTCACGCACGACCTCGCCGTGGCCTACAAGCTCAACCTCGCCTTCTATGAGGCGCTCGGCGATCAGGGCTGGCTCGACCTCGAGGCCACCATCGGCTACATCCGCAGCAAGGGCGATTGCTTCATCATCGCCGACGCCAAGCGCGGCGACATCGGCAACACCGCGCGCAAGTACGCCGAAGCCTTCTTCGACGTGCTCGATGTGGACGCCGTCACGCTATCGCCCTACATGGGACGCGACAGCATCGAGCCCTTCCTGCACCGTCCCGGCAAGTGGGCCATCGTGCTCGGCATCACCAGCAACGCCGGCGCCGACGATTTCCAGTTCATCGCCGATGCGCATGGCCAGCGGCTCTTCGAGGCGGTGATCGCGAAGTGCGCGCAATGGGGAAGCCCCGATGAGCTCATGTTCGTCACCGGTGCCACGCGACCCGAAGTGCTGCAGCAAGCGCGCGCACTGGCGCCCGATCATTTCTTCCTCGTGCCTGGCGTGGGCGCGCAAGGCGGCGACCTCGACGCCGTGCTCGATGCAGGCATGACGCGCGACGGCGGCCTGCTCATCAACAGCAGCCGAGGTGTGCTCTATGCGGGTGCGGGCGAAGAGGCCATCCCCATGGCGCGCAAGGCGGCGATGCAGATGCAGCAGGCGATGGCAAAGCGTTTACGGGCATGA